A window of the Verrucomicrobiota bacterium genome harbors these coding sequences:
- a CDS encoding aminotransferase class V-fold PLP-dependent enzyme, translating into MSLELINQPAVDPGLFPLDPEITFLNHGSFGCCPLAVLQYQQELRLRLERQPVQFLLRELESLLDEARNSLSAFVGARADDLVFVNNATTGVNTVLRSLEFKPGDELLVSNHGYNACRNALQFVAEKNGAKVVVVEFPFPLESPDEITKAVLEKVTDKTRLLLIDHITSPTGLVLPIEGIIDQLNQRGIDTMVDGAHAPGMIPLNLNKLGAAYYSGNCHKWICAPKGSGFLHVREDLQEAIRPLTISHGANSPRTDRSRFQLEFGWMGTSDPTVMLSVPTAIEYMRSLLPGGWVEIMERNRKLALAARKEICLTFNQPLPSPDCMIGSLASIQLQDSKETDSVLARNQSTKWQNELIARCKVEVPIVPWPAHPKRLVRISAQVYNFMAQYELLAEGLKELYDNQI; encoded by the coding sequence ATGTCATTGGAATTGATTAATCAACCAGCGGTTGACCCTGGTTTATTTCCTCTTGATCCAGAGATCACTTTTTTAAATCACGGATCTTTTGGCTGTTGCCCACTAGCTGTTCTACAGTATCAACAGGAGCTTCGATTGCGTCTTGAACGACAACCGGTTCAGTTTCTTCTACGTGAACTTGAGTCGCTTCTCGATGAAGCCCGTAATTCATTGTCAGCATTTGTGGGTGCTCGAGCAGATGATTTGGTTTTCGTCAATAATGCTACAACCGGCGTCAATACAGTTCTTCGATCCCTTGAGTTCAAGCCTGGCGATGAGTTGCTGGTAAGTAATCACGGATACAACGCCTGCAGGAATGCACTTCAATTTGTAGCAGAGAAAAATGGGGCAAAAGTAGTCGTTGTTGAATTCCCGTTTCCTCTGGAGTCTCCCGATGAGATAACTAAAGCGGTTCTTGAAAAGGTGACAGATAAAACCCGTCTGCTTCTCATCGATCATATCACAAGTCCTACTGGGCTCGTTCTTCCAATCGAGGGAATAATCGATCAATTAAATCAACGCGGCATCGATACGATGGTTGATGGTGCACATGCCCCAGGAATGATTCCATTGAATCTGAATAAACTTGGGGCTGCTTATTATTCAGGCAATTGCCATAAGTGGATATGTGCTCCCAAAGGCTCCGGATTTCTTCATGTACGGGAAGACCTGCAAGAGGCAATTCGACCTCTCACTATTAGTCACGGCGCCAATTCGCCGAGAACGGATCGGTCTCGATTTCAACTTGAGTTTGGCTGGATGGGTACGAGCGACCCAACTGTCATGTTATCGGTACCCACGGCAATAGAATACATGAGGAGTCTCCTGCCAGGTGGATGGGTTGAGATCATGGAGCGAAATCGAAAACTTGCTCTGGCTGCCAGAAAGGAAATTTGCCTGACATTCAATCAGCCCTTACCATCACCCGATTGCATGATCGGCTCACTTGCTTCGATTCAACTTCAAGATTCGAAAGAAACTGATTCCGTGCTTGCGCGGAATCAGTCTACCAAATGGCAAAATGAATTGATTGCCAGGTGTAAAGTGGAAGTGCCGATAGTTCCCTGGCCAGCTCATCCTAAACGCCTGGTACGAATCTCAGCCCAGGTTTACAATTTCATGGCTCAATATGAATTATTGGCAGAGGGACTAAAGGAACTTTACGACAACCAGATATAG
- a CDS encoding P1 family peptidase codes for MRAHNEDSPSTMNFLSKLFKTSVILTTTFLVFQIAHSKPRARDLGISFEGIPGELNSITDVAGVEVGYSTVIQGEGKLVVGKGPVRTGVTAVFPRGKSSNESVFAGSFVLNGNGEMTGLAWVNESGYLEGPVMITNTHSVGSVHEAVIKWQVSQDRYEGTWSLPVVGETWDGFLNDINGFHVGYPQVANALESAKSGPIAEGNVGGGTGMVCYEFKGGTGTASRIMKTGAGTFVVGVLVQANFGRRHQLSIAGIPIGKTLTENAPYTDGRDLYKETGSMIAVVATDAPLLPIQLKRLATRVSLGMARTGATSGNGSGDIFIAFSTANADAADSEKGVDKVAVLSNEHISGLFSAVALATEEAIINALVAAETMTGRDNHNVIALPHDQMRALLKRHHRQSD; via the coding sequence ATGAGAGCCCACAACGAGGATTCCCCCTCAACCATGAACTTTCTTTCAAAGCTGTTTAAAACATCGGTCATTTTGACGACCACTTTTTTGGTTTTTCAAATTGCCCATTCAAAGCCACGCGCCCGGGATCTGGGTATCTCTTTCGAAGGTATTCCCGGCGAGCTCAATTCCATAACCGACGTTGCTGGCGTAGAGGTAGGTTACTCGACCGTTATTCAAGGCGAAGGAAAACTGGTTGTCGGTAAGGGCCCGGTCCGCACCGGAGTAACCGCCGTGTTTCCACGAGGCAAATCGTCGAACGAATCTGTCTTTGCCGGATCCTTTGTTTTAAATGGTAATGGCGAAATGACCGGTTTGGCCTGGGTCAATGAATCGGGTTATCTGGAGGGTCCTGTCATGATCACCAATACTCACAGCGTGGGTTCGGTGCATGAGGCCGTTATAAAATGGCAAGTTTCGCAAGACAGGTATGAGGGGACCTGGTCTCTGCCGGTAGTGGGAGAAACCTGGGATGGTTTTTTAAATGACATTAATGGGTTCCATGTTGGCTATCCTCAAGTAGCGAATGCCCTGGAATCCGCCAAGTCGGGTCCGATAGCAGAGGGAAATGTCGGCGGCGGTACCGGCATGGTGTGTTACGAGTTTAAAGGCGGCACCGGAACCGCTTCGAGAATAATGAAAACGGGCGCAGGGACCTTCGTGGTTGGAGTTCTGGTACAAGCAAATTTTGGAAGAAGACACCAACTAAGCATAGCAGGGATTCCAATTGGCAAAACGTTAACCGAAAATGCACCTTACACGGATGGACGTGATTTATATAAGGAAACCGGATCAATGATCGCGGTGGTGGCTACGGATGCTCCCCTACTGCCTATTCAATTGAAGCGGTTAGCAACGCGAGTTAGCCTTGGTATGGCACGAACGGGAGCCACCTCGGGGAATGGCTCTGGCGATATTTTTATAGCTTTCTCGACCGCAAACGCAGATGCCGCGGATTCTGAAAAAGGCGTGGACAAGGTAGCGGTACTTTCGAACGAACACATCAGTGGATTATTCTCGGCCGTGGCTTTGGCTACAGAAGAGGCAATAATCAATGCCCTGGTGGCAGCTGAAACAATGACCGGTCGGGATAACCACAATGTAATCGCTCTGCCCCACGATCAAATGCGTGCGCTACTCAAAAGACACCATCGTCAATCAGACTGA
- a CDS encoding sulfatase-like hydrolase/transferase, giving the protein MIVSDDQGYHDLGLINPEIITPNLDRLATEGTRLTSFYVAWPACTPSRGAFLSGRYPQRNGIYDMIRNEAPDYGYRYKNEEYSVTWERIGGMDTREVLLPAMLKPQGYKSGIYGKWDLGISKRFLPQAKGFDDFYGLVNTGIDYYTHERYGVHSMYRNNERTEEDRGTYATYLFEREALKFLDKYAGEDPFFLYVPFNAPHGSSALDSKIRGTVQAPPEFEAMYPAVKQDYEEGSRYGKKDLVPSKGKRYRDYRAAVTCMDASIGKFLSVLDEKGLAENTIVIFFSDNGGSGGANNGVLRGHKSDTWDGGVRVLSLVRWPGGGIPAGVENDAFLSSMEIFPSLAAATGAELPQNVIIDGYNWWSTLRGETESPRKDLFWKRQNRLGARVGNWKWVDMEGKSGGLFDLSKDIGERIDLSEKRPEVLSMVKAKFDAWYQETMIDAEPRGPFKDF; this is encoded by the coding sequence ATGATCGTCTCGGACGACCAGGGATACCACGACCTTGGGTTAATAAATCCTGAGATCATTACACCGAATCTCGATCGACTCGCCACGGAGGGAACGCGATTAACCAGCTTCTATGTTGCCTGGCCGGCGTGCACGCCTTCGAGAGGAGCTTTTTTATCGGGCCGATATCCTCAGCGCAATGGGATCTACGATATGATTCGAAATGAGGCACCCGACTACGGGTATCGATACAAAAATGAAGAATACTCGGTTACCTGGGAACGCATAGGCGGTATGGATACGCGCGAAGTTTTATTGCCTGCCATGTTAAAGCCCCAAGGGTACAAGTCGGGTATTTATGGGAAGTGGGACTTGGGCATCAGTAAACGGTTTCTTCCACAGGCCAAAGGTTTCGATGACTTTTATGGATTAGTAAACACCGGCATCGATTACTACACGCATGAGCGATATGGAGTTCACAGTATGTATCGAAACAACGAGCGGACAGAAGAAGATCGTGGAACCTACGCTACCTACTTGTTCGAACGGGAAGCTTTAAAGTTTTTGGATAAATACGCCGGTGAAGATCCATTCTTTTTGTATGTCCCCTTCAACGCTCCTCATGGATCTTCAGCTCTGGATTCGAAGATTCGGGGCACGGTGCAAGCTCCTCCTGAATTTGAGGCCATGTACCCGGCGGTTAAACAGGACTATGAAGAAGGTTCCCGCTATGGAAAGAAGGACTTGGTCCCGTCTAAGGGAAAACGCTACCGCGATTATCGGGCGGCTGTAACCTGTATGGATGCCTCCATCGGGAAGTTTTTAAGCGTTCTGGATGAGAAAGGATTGGCGGAAAACACGATTGTTATTTTCTTTTCGGACAACGGAGGAAGCGGCGGTGCCAACAACGGGGTGCTTCGCGGTCACAAATCAGACACTTGGGATGGAGGTGTTCGAGTACTTTCCTTGGTTCGTTGGCCCGGTGGAGGCATTCCCGCCGGAGTTGAGAACGATGCGTTTCTTTCGAGTATGGAGATATTTCCAAGCCTGGCAGCTGCTACTGGCGCCGAACTTCCGCAGAATGTCATCATTGATGGTTACAACTGGTGGTCGACCTTGCGTGGAGAAACCGAGAGCCCGAGAAAGGATCTGTTCTGGAAACGGCAAAATCGATTGGGAGCGCGTGTTGGAAACTGGAAGTGGGTGGATATGGAAGGAAAGTCCGGCGGCCTCTTTGATCTTTCCAAAGATATCGGCGAGAGAATTGATCTTTCCGAGAAACGTCCAGAAGTCCTTTCCATGGTTAAAGCAAAATTCGACGCCTGGTATCAGGAAACGATGATTGATGCTGAACCCCGAGGGCCGTTTAAGGATTTTTAG